The bacterium nucleotide sequence CCCCCACTTCGTGGGGGCGAAACCCGAAACCTAAGTAGTTACAAACCTGGAGATCAAATGAACTCGAAACTCGAAACTCGACAACCCACCAGCGGCTACCCCCAACTCAACGATACTCTCTTATCTAAAAGGGTCATAGACCTGCCTCCTTCTGGAATCCGCAAGTTTTTCGATCTGGTCTCTGCCGTTGAGGGGGTAATATCCCTGGGCGTGGGAGAACCAGATTTTGTTACTCCCTGGCATATCCGGGAAGCAGGGATATATGCCCTGGAAAAAGGTTATACCACTTACACCTCAAATCAGGGGCTGATCGAGCTGCGGGAGGAAATCGCCCGGCATTTGGAAGAAGAATATCAAGCCTCCTTTGATCCCCACCACGAAATCCTGATTACCGTCGGGGTGAGTGAAGGGCTGGACCTGGCTCTTCGGGCTATCATTAATCTGGGTGAAGAGGTGATCATTCCGGAGCCGTGTTATGTTTCTTATAAGGCGGATACCTTTTTGGCCGGAGGGGTCCCGGTTACTATACCTACCAGCCTCAAAAATGAATTCAGAGTAAGGGCCGAGTCAATAGAAAAAGCCGTCAGCCCGCGAAGTAAGGCTATTCTCCTGGGCTATCCCAACAACCCTACCGGCGCCATCCTTAAACGGGAAGAGATGCTTTCTATTTTAGAAGTCGCCCAAAGGCACAATCTGGTTATTATCTCTGATGAAATTTACGGTCCTCTGACTTACCAAGGGAAACACACCTCTTTTGCCTCCCTGCCTGGAGCCAAAGAAAGGGTTATTTTGCTTTCCGGCTTTTCCAAGGCTTATGCTATGACGGGCTGGCGGATAGGTTATACGGCCGCTAACCCTTCTTTTGTTAACGCCATGACCAGGATTCACCAATACACCATGCTCTGTGCCCCTATCCTCGCCCAAAAAGCTGCCCTGGAGGCGTTAAGAAACGGACAAGAAGCCTATATGGATATGCTTTCATCCTACGACCAGCGGAGATGTTTGATTACGGAGGGTTTCAGAGGGATTGGATTCGATTGTCTTAGGCCGCAAGGGGCCTTTTACATCTTCCCTAACATCGAATCTACCGGCCTCTCCTCCGAAGAATTTGCCGAACGCCTACTTGAAGAGGAAAAAGTGGCCGTTGTCCCAGGCCCAGCCTTTGGAGAATGTGGCGAAGGACATATCCGCTGTTCCTATGCGGCTTCTATTGAGGATATTGAAGAGGCCTTAAAGAGGATAGAGCGGTTCGTTTCACAGACTAGTCATGAGCGATAGCCAGTCGAGTGAAAAAAGCCCACACGATAGGAAAAACGTAATGCCAACAATTTCAATGTTTTATGGAATTCTTATTCGGATGTTCTTTCGAGATATCGAGAAACATAAAGTGCCACACATCCATGCTGATTACCAAGGGAAAGTTGCAGTGTACTCAATTCCTGACGGATCACTGTTGGCTGGTAACCTACCACCGAATAAGCACAAACTGGTGGTCGCGTGGATTGAAATTCATCAAGAAGATTTACTTGCTGACTGGAACCTGGCTGTAAACGGTAAAACACCATTTCCAATCAAAGGACTTGATCAATGAGAATAATAGAACTTTTTCCACAACCCCATTGGGTATTATCCATTGTTGCAGATGACGGTCGCATTGGCAATTTTGATGTCAGTCCCTATCTTGAATATGAAACATTTGAAGCCCTTCGAGATTACAGCGAGTTTCTGAAGGTTTTCAATGGCGGATACTTTGTCGAATGGGATTGTGGTGCTGATTTGTCAGCGGATACCATTGAGGCACAATGGCAGATAATTAGCAAGGCATCCCCACAGACAATTGCCTAACCAGTCGCTGCACCTGACTGCGGGAACTGGGGTGTGTTTGAGATAGTTTTGTGGAATATCTTGGTTTGTAATCGTTCACCACAGAGACACAGAGACAATGTTAAAAATATCTCGTGTAGAATGGAGGGTTCTCAATGGTCTCGTTGCTTAAGTCAGTGCCATTCGAGACAGTATACATAGATGGAAACTTTAGGGGAATTTGATCCTGAGATAGCTGATATTATTAAAAATGAGAGAGAGAGGC carries:
- a CDS encoding DUF2442 domain-containing protein; the encoded protein is MRIIELFPQPHWVLSIVADDGRIGNFDVSPYLEYETFEALRDYSEFLKVFNGGYFVEWDCGADLSADTIEAQWQIISKASPQTIA
- a CDS encoding DUF4160 domain-containing protein; translation: MPTISMFYGILIRMFFRDIEKHKVPHIHADYQGKVAVYSIPDGSLLAGNLPPNKHKLVVAWIEIHQEDLLADWNLAVNGKTPFPIKGLDQ
- a CDS encoding aminotransferase class I/II-fold pyridoxal phosphate-dependent enzyme gives rise to the protein MNSKLETRQPTSGYPQLNDTLLSKRVIDLPPSGIRKFFDLVSAVEGVISLGVGEPDFVTPWHIREAGIYALEKGYTTYTSNQGLIELREEIARHLEEEYQASFDPHHEILITVGVSEGLDLALRAIINLGEEVIIPEPCYVSYKADTFLAGGVPVTIPTSLKNEFRVRAESIEKAVSPRSKAILLGYPNNPTGAILKREEMLSILEVAQRHNLVIISDEIYGPLTYQGKHTSFASLPGAKERVILLSGFSKAYAMTGWRIGYTAANPSFVNAMTRIHQYTMLCAPILAQKAALEALRNGQEAYMDMLSSYDQRRCLITEGFRGIGFDCLRPQGAFYIFPNIESTGLSSEEFAERLLEEEKVAVVPGPAFGECGEGHIRCSYAASIEDIEEALKRIERFVSQTSHER